One segment of Candidatus Korarchaeum sp. DNA contains the following:
- a CDS encoding ferrous iron transport protein A, which produces MLPLSEVKQGSRGRVVAITAGYGATRRLMEMGIIPGETVEVLSNYFGPVVVRVRGVTFALGRGLASKVLVEVIE; this is translated from the coding sequence ATGCTACCGCTATCCGAAGTTAAGCAAGGCAGCAGGGGGAGAGTAGTAGCGATAACAGCCGGATACGGAGCGACCAGAAGGTTGATGGAGATGGGCATTATACCGGGGGAGACTGTCGAGGTCCTCTCAAATTACTTCGGGCCTGTAGTAGTCAGAGTGAGGGGAGTCACTTTCGCCCTAGGTAGGGGACTCGCTTCTAAAGTCTTAGTGGAGGTGATCGAGTGA
- the feoB gene encoding ferrous iron transport protein B: MREILVAIAGSPNVGKSTLFNRITSGNVHVANWAGVTLQRYEGSVSYSGKRLRIVDLPGTYSLSARDLGERLALDFIVNERPDVLVIVVSATELEKSLYLAVEAMELYGKVVIALNMIDAAEKRGIHINFDGLERSLGVPVVPVSALKGIGIGKLMRAILEVAEGRAGGKGPLRVDYDGLERYIAKLSEILDHGNYPARWAALKVLEGSLPPENQEAEGICEEARRDLAIDPLSLIIASRHEFVDKIVRENVKRVKVSGPSLEERLDRLLLHPLIGPIASILLISSAFFIIFTLNTGFPFNMILRFLGMGEASEIIESYSLVGLLGSFFDTLAEVSSNLLSSIGLDPILVRFISEGVIGSLGALLSFVPILILTYVVLGALEDSGLFPRAATVLDSVFRKFGLSGRAFFPALIGIGCNVPGIIATRGIEDERERIVVGVSEPFIPCQARLVVLLAISLAAFSSPLIQASLMLSIYILGILIFLLSSKLLRTIMGWKGPTELLMELPPYHRPSLRVIWWYSKANVIHFLRKAGLIILIMSSLTWLILNIGPSGYVEDPSNSFAFMLGNALTPILSLAGLGDWRYALALEVGFVAKEGLLLTFSQLAGSPDPVSAIKYVGITPLKGISLSLMMSFYVPCLATLSTMLSELRKLKYVALAVILELSVSLILASISYNLGSALGFS, encoded by the coding sequence GTGAGGGAAATTTTAGTAGCTATAGCTGGCTCACCTAACGTGGGGAAGAGCACTCTATTCAATAGGATAACGAGTGGGAACGTTCACGTAGCCAACTGGGCGGGAGTGACACTCCAGAGGTACGAGGGGAGCGTCTCATACAGCGGGAAGAGGCTCAGGATAGTCGACCTGCCAGGGACTTACAGCCTATCGGCTAGGGATCTGGGGGAGAGATTAGCCCTGGATTTCATAGTTAACGAGAGACCCGATGTCCTAGTCATAGTAGTCAGTGCTACTGAGCTGGAGAAATCCCTCTACTTAGCTGTAGAGGCGATGGAGCTCTATGGAAAGGTGGTGATAGCCCTCAATATGATAGATGCTGCTGAGAAGAGGGGGATCCACATAAACTTCGATGGGCTCGAGAGGAGCTTGGGCGTCCCAGTAGTCCCGGTATCGGCTCTGAAGGGGATAGGGATAGGCAAGCTCATGAGGGCGATATTGGAAGTTGCTGAGGGTAGGGCCGGGGGGAAGGGGCCACTGAGGGTCGATTACGATGGCCTCGAGAGGTACATAGCGAAACTGAGTGAGATCCTAGATCACGGCAATTATCCGGCTAGATGGGCAGCCCTGAAGGTCTTAGAGGGTAGCCTCCCTCCGGAGAATCAGGAAGCTGAGGGAATATGTGAGGAAGCGAGGAGGGATTTAGCTATAGATCCCTTGAGCTTGATAATAGCCTCGAGGCACGAGTTCGTGGACAAGATAGTGAGGGAGAACGTCAAGAGGGTGAAGGTATCGGGCCCCAGTTTAGAGGAGAGATTGGATAGATTACTGCTTCATCCCTTGATCGGTCCAATAGCATCTATTCTCCTCATATCCTCAGCATTCTTCATAATATTCACTTTGAATACAGGTTTCCCCTTCAACATGATCCTGAGGTTCCTGGGAATGGGAGAGGCCTCTGAGATAATCGAGAGCTACAGCTTAGTGGGACTTCTAGGCTCATTTTTCGATACGCTGGCTGAAGTATCCTCAAATCTCCTATCATCAATAGGGCTAGATCCCATTTTGGTCCGCTTCATATCGGAAGGGGTAATAGGGAGCCTGGGAGCATTGCTCTCATTCGTACCGATCCTCATACTCACTTACGTAGTTTTAGGGGCTCTCGAGGACAGCGGTCTCTTCCCGAGGGCAGCTACTGTGCTAGATAGCGTATTCAGGAAGTTCGGATTGAGCGGGAGGGCATTCTTTCCGGCGTTGATAGGGATAGGTTGCAATGTCCCCGGGATAATAGCGACTAGAGGCATCGAGGATGAGCGGGAGAGGATAGTCGTTGGAGTTTCAGAACCTTTCATCCCATGCCAGGCCAGGCTAGTTGTTCTATTAGCGATATCGCTTGCGGCATTCTCATCGCCACTGATTCAAGCGTCCTTAATGCTCTCAATCTATATACTCGGCATACTAATATTCTTACTATCATCTAAGCTCTTGAGGACGATCATGGGATGGAAGGGGCCTACAGAACTGCTCATGGAGCTCCCGCCTTATCATAGGCCTAGCCTGAGGGTGATCTGGTGGTACTCTAAAGCTAATGTGATCCACTTCCTGAGGAAAGCTGGATTGATAATACTCATCATGAGCTCCCTCACATGGCTCATCCTGAATATAGGCCCATCGGGATACGTGGAGGATCCCTCCAATAGCTTCGCTTTCATGTTAGGTAATGCCCTAACGCCTATACTGAGTTTAGCTGGCTTGGGAGATTGGAGGTATGCCCTAGCTCTCGAAGTAGGGTTCGTAGCTAAGGAAGGGCTCCTATTAACTTTCTCCCAGCTAGCTGGTTCACCCGATCCGGTAAGTGCGATTAAGTACGTGGGAATAACTCCTCTCAAGGGGATCTCGCTCTCCCTCATGATGAGCTTCTACGTCCCATGCTTAGCTACTTTATCGACAATGTTATCTGAGCTGAGGAAGTTGAAGTACGTAGCTTTAGCTGTGATATTGGAGCTCTCGGTATCACTGATACTAGCTTCGATCTCTTACAACTTGGGATCAGCGTTAGGGTTCAGTTGA